One genomic segment of Erysipelotrichaceae bacterium 66202529 includes these proteins:
- a CDS encoding FAD-dependent oxidoreductase, with translation MYDVAIIGAGIAGCSLAYELGKYQVKAVLIEKENDVSVGTTKANSAIIHGGYDPLPGSKMAKYNVAGNAYIKELCGKLDIPYKQIGALIMAFSDADENTLKELKERGMQNGVKGMEIWDKERLHREEPHVSQNARAALYSPNVGIVSPWELALALAEVAVENGVEVKLNTKVNGIEKIENGYSIETSQGVIEAACVCNAAGVFADQVNEMVNDAAFKIEPNKGEYYLLDKSQGNLVHHVIFQCPNENGKGVLVAPTVHGNLIVGPDSQPTCREDVSTTAQGLNYVRNTALKSVPDINFRESIRNFAGVRARTKEDDFFVYEDPKNRLFFNIAGMASPGLSSAPAIAVDVVSMMKESGLQLTQKDTYIDTRSVVRFREMSNEERKAMIERNPEYGKIICRCETVTEGEIIDAVHRPIPAVSIDAVKRRCNAGMGRCQGGFCGPRVQEIIARELKKDIRDIPLDREGMILITGETKSSGGEH, from the coding sequence GTACTGATTGAAAAAGAAAATGATGTATCTGTAGGGACAACCAAGGCAAACAGCGCTATTATCCATGGCGGCTATGATCCGCTGCCGGGCTCTAAAATGGCAAAATATAATGTCGCAGGCAACGCATATATCAAGGAGCTGTGCGGGAAGCTGGATATTCCGTACAAGCAGATCGGTGCGCTGATTATGGCATTTTCCGATGCGGATGAAAACACACTGAAGGAATTGAAGGAGCGCGGTATGCAAAACGGTGTGAAGGGTATGGAAATCTGGGATAAGGAGCGTTTGCATAGGGAAGAACCTCATGTATCCCAAAATGCCAGAGCTGCCCTATATTCACCGAATGTCGGTATCGTGAGTCCATGGGAGCTGGCACTGGCACTGGCAGAGGTTGCGGTTGAGAATGGTGTTGAGGTGAAGCTGAATACAAAGGTAAACGGCATTGAGAAAATAGAAAACGGGTATTCCATTGAAACCAGTCAGGGCGTGATTGAAGCAGCCTGTGTATGCAATGCGGCGGGTGTATTTGCTGATCAGGTGAATGAGATGGTGAATGATGCTGCCTTTAAAATCGAACCGAATAAGGGAGAATACTATTTACTGGACAAGAGTCAGGGAAATCTTGTTCATCATGTGATATTCCAATGTCCAAATGAAAACGGAAAGGGCGTTCTGGTTGCGCCGACAGTGCATGGCAATCTGATTGTCGGCCCGGATTCCCAGCCAACCTGCCGAGAGGATGTTTCCACAACTGCTCAGGGCTTGAATTATGTACGCAATACTGCACTGAAATCAGTTCCGGATATCAATTTCCGGGAATCTATCCGTAACTTTGCGGGTGTACGTGCGAGAACAAAGGAGGATGACTTCTTTGTATATGAGGATCCAAAAAACCGCTTGTTCTTCAATATCGCAGGGATGGCATCCCCGGGCTTATCATCCGCTCCTGCAATCGCAGTGGATGTGGTAAGCATGATGAAGGAATCCGGGTTGCAGCTGACACAGAAGGACACCTATATTGATACAAGAAGTGTTGTACGCTTTCGTGAAATGAGCAATGAAGAGCGCAAGGCTATGATTGAACGAAATCCGGAGTATGGAAAAATTATTTGCCGTTGTGAGACGGTAACGGAAGGAGAAATCATCGATGCTGTGCATCGTCCGATTCCTGCTGTATCCATAGATGCGGTGAAGCGCCGCTGCAATGCCGGTATGGGCCGCTGTCAGGGAGGCTTCTGCGGGCCGCGTGTACAGGAAATCATCGCAAGAGAGCTGAAAAAGGATATCAGAGATATACCGCTGGATCGGGAAGGTATGATTCTGATTACAGGAGAAACAAAATCCTCTGGAGGTGAGCATTAA